A single region of the Novipirellula aureliae genome encodes:
- a CDS encoding sugar phosphate isomerase/epimerase family protein encodes MAPSNGEPLFDVPRDSRQLANGRELAMMKLHNAMWPGLVGKGTDEGLEPPISLDRMIDLTAAAEVDGQRFDGIDCFLFHPHTDPYADDDAIRSLADNISDSGLAVGSLVAPIWPGTVGDSAMGDAEQRERFLSAVKVACRIANRFNEHGVRRYGVIRIDSAEFGVDAWRKDAVANTKSIAATFKEAAKIAADHGERLAAEGEICWAGMHSWKDMLNLLEAVDMPESLGFQADLAHTYLYLMGYNAPEHALLGEGYSEEEFDAAYETMTDQLRPWTIDFHVAQNDGQVHGAGSHDKTGKHCPPDDPNGKLDIVRCSKYWLKDAESRGIEHLCWDGCMFPNSTLEDPNTWNTILKTMIEVRDAHTNEISEGLA; translated from the coding sequence ATGGCACCGTCGAACGGCGAACCGCTGTTTGATGTGCCCCGCGATTCACGACAACTTGCCAACGGCCGGGAGCTAGCGATGATGAAACTGCATAATGCGATGTGGCCTGGATTGGTTGGTAAGGGAACCGATGAGGGACTCGAACCGCCGATCTCTTTGGACCGCATGATTGACTTGACGGCCGCTGCCGAGGTCGATGGGCAACGGTTTGACGGGATTGATTGTTTCTTGTTTCACCCCCACACCGATCCGTACGCGGACGACGACGCGATTCGTTCTTTGGCAGATAATATTTCGGATTCTGGCTTGGCGGTGGGATCGTTGGTCGCTCCCATTTGGCCGGGGACGGTTGGTGATTCTGCCATGGGCGACGCGGAGCAACGCGAGCGTTTTCTGTCGGCCGTAAAGGTGGCCTGCAGGATCGCAAATCGGTTCAACGAACATGGGGTGCGTCGCTATGGAGTGATCCGAATCGACAGTGCCGAGTTCGGGGTCGACGCATGGCGAAAAGATGCAGTCGCAAACACCAAATCGATCGCAGCGACGTTCAAAGAGGCAGCCAAAATTGCTGCCGATCATGGCGAACGACTCGCGGCAGAAGGTGAGATTTGCTGGGCAGGAATGCACAGCTGGAAAGACATGCTCAACCTGCTCGAAGCGGTCGACATGCCCGAGTCGCTCGGTTTCCAAGCCGACTTGGCGCATACCTATTTGTATTTGATGGGGTACAACGCCCCCGAGCATGCGTTGCTCGGCGAAGGCTATAGCGAAGAGGAATTCGATGCGGCCTATGAAACGATGACCGATCAGCTTCGGCCTTGGACTATCGACTTCCACGTTGCACAAAACGACGGTCAAGTTCACGGAGCGGGGTCACATGACAAAACCGGAAAGCACTGCCCGCCCGACGACCCGAATGGAAAGCTGGATATCGTGCGATGCTCAAAGTATTGGCTCAAAGATGCGGAGAGCCGGGGGATTGAGCATCTTTGTTGGGATGGTTGTATGTTCCCCAACTCAACGCTTGAAGATCCTAACACCTGGAACACCATCCTCAAGACGATGATCGAAGTTCGTGATGCACATACCAATGAAATAAGTGAGGGATTAGCATGA
- a CDS encoding NAD(P)/FAD-dependent oxidoreductase, with translation MLDHQSPDVVVIGGGPAGATVSTLIAQQGYRVELFERERFPRYHIGESLIPETYWILKRLGMLSKMKSSHFIKKHSVQFVSPSGKHSAPFYFHDNKPHECSQTWQIRRSEFDVMMLKNAEEQGVTVREGVRVHDVLFEGDRAVGVQITDETGNLKEIRASVVVDASGQSSMLINKFKLRVPDTELNKGAIWTYFKGAYRDQGKDEGATIVLSLRDKQGWFWYIPMQDDTVSVGVVADFDYLFKGRVNHETTLAEEMENCLSVKERVSNAEQVAPVKATKDYTYRASQAAGDGWVLVGDAFGFLDPLYSSGVMLALKSGELAADAIVEGLQNGDTSKTQIGKWEAGFVEGMNRMRRLVCEYYDGFNFGEFIRRYPHHRGSVTDLLIGDLFKQDLDQVFTDIDSMRATKGPG, from the coding sequence ATGTTAGATCACCAGTCTCCCGATGTCGTCGTGATCGGTGGCGGCCCCGCCGGTGCGACCGTTTCAACGTTGATTGCCCAGCAGGGTTATCGCGTGGAACTGTTCGAGCGTGAACGATTTCCCCGCTACCATATTGGGGAGTCGTTGATTCCTGAAACCTATTGGATTCTGAAGCGATTGGGAATGCTCAGCAAGATGAAGTCGAGCCATTTCATCAAGAAGCACAGTGTGCAGTTCGTGAGTCCGTCGGGCAAGCATTCTGCTCCCTTCTATTTCCACGATAACAAGCCGCACGAATGCTCGCAGACTTGGCAGATCCGTCGCAGCGAATTCGACGTGATGATGCTGAAGAACGCGGAAGAACAGGGGGTCACGGTTCGCGAGGGCGTGCGAGTTCACGATGTCCTTTTTGAGGGAGACCGGGCCGTTGGTGTGCAGATCACGGACGAGACCGGGAACTTGAAGGAGATTCGGGCAAGTGTGGTCGTGGATGCCAGCGGTCAAAGCTCAATGCTCATCAACAAGTTCAAACTCCGGGTTCCCGATACCGAGTTGAACAAGGGTGCGATTTGGACGTACTTCAAGGGAGCCTATCGAGATCAAGGCAAGGACGAAGGGGCGACCATCGTTCTGAGCTTGCGTGACAAGCAGGGTTGGTTCTGGTACATCCCAATGCAAGATGACACGGTAAGCGTCGGAGTCGTCGCGGATTTCGACTATCTGTTCAAGGGGCGAGTGAATCACGAGACCACCTTGGCGGAGGAGATGGAGAACTGTCTCAGCGTGAAAGAGCGGGTTTCAAACGCAGAACAAGTTGCCCCGGTGAAGGCGACGAAGGATTACACCTACCGTGCCAGCCAAGCTGCAGGTGACGGCTGGGTGCTGGTCGGTGACGCCTTCGGGTTCCTCGATCCGCTTTACTCATCGGGAGTGATGCTGGCGTTGAAGTCGGGAGAACTTGCTGCGGATGCGATTGTCGAAGGCTTGCAAAATGGTGATACCTCGAAGACGCAAATCGGCAAGTGGGAGGCGGGATTCGTCGAAGGGATGAACCGGATGCGCCGACTGGTCTGCGAGTATTACGACGGATTCAATTTTGGCGAATTCATACGCCGCTACCCCCATCATCGAGGAAGCGTTACCGACCTGCTCATCGGCGACCTGTTCAAACAGGATCTCGACCAAGTCTTCACTGACATCGACTCAATGAGAGCGACGAAGGGTCCTGGCTGA
- a CDS encoding sialate O-acetylesterase, which translates to MKDCLTRPLRLRSLCLLVVAIMFPFGSSTPACAEVRLPGIFGDSMVLQQQKPIRIWGWADPGENIMVTIADNRIRSKALDDGTWNVVLPPMKASNTPLVLTVEGSNRIDLRDVLIGEVWLCSGQSNMEWVVDNTENAREVVAAANHPNIRHIKIAHSASPTPVDNVAAKWEVCSPQTAGRFTAVGFYMAIELANRLDVPIGLINSSWGGTRIEPWTTAQAFGKIESLHDIYHRVQQQNPESELYQTLMTEHVSSLESWVQQAKSALQNKRSVPLHPAFPENQRPLKSHQDPTMLYNGMIHPIVRYSIRGAIWYQGESNRIDGMLYADKMQALIEGWRRAWELGDFPFYYVQLAPYMYGTEDASILPQFWEAQNAALQIPNTGMVVINDIATLQNIHPKNKKDVGYRLALLALKNDYGQTDLVARSPEMESMSVEGRKLRIRFKHSGGELKTRDGKAPSHFEIIGKNSGGFHDAEATIDGESVVLSSPNVEQAVAFRFAWNKRAEPNLTGATGLPVSAFRGGDMPTFTDMIPRFSDYQLVYDLDLRQLAKEPKYDVDRSAEVTEFDRVGYLLELESSDGGEQSVFVSMNAFTNNAKQIGIPTVSSNANFQMPVESMDVFSSTDVVTNCVSIATGNIEFWPNNYAAANDGNVENASSSLYDFGDQPVPPIDGYGSMQVHNHGEQQTIFAINKWKAGADAEIGIGNSSGKTRDWTFVSNASAYSSKRLRVYVRPSN; encoded by the coding sequence ATGAAAGATTGCCTTACCCGCCCGCTCCGTCTTCGCTCCCTTTGTCTTCTCGTTGTAGCCATCATGTTTCCGTTTGGATCAAGCACCCCAGCTTGTGCCGAAGTTCGGCTGCCAGGAATCTTTGGGGATTCGATGGTATTGCAGCAGCAGAAGCCGATTAGGATATGGGGCTGGGCCGATCCTGGTGAAAACATCATGGTGACGATCGCAGATAATCGCATCCGCTCAAAAGCTTTAGATGACGGAACTTGGAATGTCGTACTACCGCCAATGAAAGCGAGCAACACACCACTCGTGTTGACGGTTGAAGGTTCCAACAGGATCGATTTGCGTGATGTATTGATTGGTGAAGTGTGGCTTTGCTCAGGACAATCCAATATGGAATGGGTCGTCGATAATACGGAGAATGCTAGAGAGGTGGTCGCTGCCGCAAACCACCCAAATATCCGGCACATCAAGATTGCTCATAGTGCATCGCCGACGCCTGTGGATAACGTTGCTGCGAAGTGGGAAGTATGCAGCCCCCAAACAGCAGGTCGATTCACGGCCGTCGGTTTTTATATGGCAATTGAATTAGCAAATCGACTCGACGTACCCATCGGGCTAATTAATTCTTCGTGGGGAGGTACGCGGATCGAACCTTGGACGACTGCCCAAGCATTTGGAAAAATTGAATCACTTCACGACATCTATCACCGCGTACAACAACAAAACCCAGAATCGGAATTGTATCAAACCCTGATGACCGAGCATGTGTCGTCGTTGGAATCTTGGGTCCAACAGGCGAAGTCGGCATTGCAAAATAAACGATCGGTGCCGCTTCATCCGGCGTTTCCCGAAAACCAGAGACCGCTGAAGTCCCATCAAGATCCGACGATGCTTTACAACGGAATGATCCATCCGATCGTTCGCTATTCGATTCGCGGTGCCATTTGGTATCAGGGTGAATCGAACCGTATCGATGGCATGCTCTATGCCGACAAGATGCAAGCCCTCATCGAGGGATGGCGTAGGGCATGGGAGCTAGGTGATTTTCCATTCTATTACGTGCAACTTGCTCCCTATATGTATGGAACGGAAGATGCCTCGATTTTGCCTCAGTTTTGGGAAGCTCAAAATGCCGCCTTGCAAATTCCGAACACCGGGATGGTTGTCATCAATGACATTGCTACGCTGCAAAACATCCATCCAAAAAATAAAAAAGATGTCGGATATCGATTGGCGCTTCTGGCTCTCAAGAACGACTACGGGCAAACGGATCTTGTTGCCCGAAGTCCTGAAATGGAATCGATGAGCGTTGAGGGCCGCAAGCTTCGAATCCGATTCAAGCACAGCGGCGGTGAGTTGAAAACACGTGACGGGAAAGCGCCGAGCCATTTCGAAATCATCGGGAAGAATTCGGGTGGTTTTCACGATGCTGAAGCGACAATCGACGGTGAAAGCGTCGTGTTGAGTTCGCCCAACGTGGAGCAGGCAGTCGCCTTTCGATTCGCCTGGAACAAACGAGCGGAGCCGAACTTGACGGGAGCGACCGGCTTACCCGTTTCCGCATTTCGTGGCGGAGACATGCCAACATTCACTGACATGATTCCTCGCTTTTCAGACTACCAACTCGTCTATGACTTAGATCTTCGCCAATTGGCAAAGGAACCAAAATATGACGTTGATCGAAGTGCAGAGGTGACCGAGTTTGATCGCGTTGGCTATCTACTGGAACTCGAATCGAGCGACGGCGGAGAACAAAGTGTCTTCGTCAGTATGAATGCATTTACGAACAATGCAAAACAGATTGGAATTCCAACCGTCTCTTCAAATGCTAACTTCCAAATGCCCGTCGAATCGATGGACGTGTTTAGCTCGACCGATGTTGTTACGAATTGTGTTTCGATCGCAACGGGAAATATTGAGTTTTGGCCGAACAACTACGCTGCTGCCAACGACGGTAATGTCGAAAATGCGTCCTCGTCCCTATACGATTTCGGGGACCAACCGGTTCCGCCAATCGACGGTTACGGATCGATGCAAGTACACAATCACGGCGAGCAACAAACCATCTTTGCGATCAATAAATGGAAAGCGGGGGCCGATGCCGAAATTGGCATTGGCAACAGCAGCGGAAAAACCCGTGATTGGACGTTTGTTTCAAACGCTTCAGCATATTCATCCAAACGGTTGCGAGTCTACGTACGTCCAAGCAATTAA
- a CDS encoding trans-sulfuration enzyme family protein, giving the protein MNDEKRDEFLVGAEFCTRAIHSQMDSHVASNSSTGAVVQPIHMATTFRQPGAGEWGEFDYSRSGNPTRNVLEKTLANLEGGVGALAFSSGMAAIHCVTMLLRNGDHVVAGCDLYGGAYRLLHKICDRSGITVTLVDMTDPAAVEAAMTANTKLVWAETIGNPRLSVPDLKCLSEIAHTHHCRFGVDNTFGTPALLRPLDYGADIVMHSATKYLGGHSDCLGGTLAAKEESLFEELYYIQNATGAVLDPMTSFLTARGVKTLDLRVRRQSATTLQLAKWLETRSDVRRVLYPGLESHPQYELAARQFDGGFGGVLTFELDAGLARTAHVCESTRLFQLAVSLGAVESLIEQPATMSHASYDAVDRERFGITDGLIRLAVGLESFEDLRNDLDAAMCQNSLSG; this is encoded by the coding sequence ATGAACGATGAAAAACGAGATGAGTTTTTAGTCGGAGCAGAATTTTGCACACGAGCGATTCATTCACAAATGGATTCGCACGTGGCGTCCAATTCATCCACCGGTGCGGTAGTCCAACCCATCCACATGGCCACCACCTTTCGCCAACCCGGTGCGGGAGAATGGGGCGAATTTGACTATTCCCGTAGTGGCAATCCAACCCGGAACGTGTTGGAAAAGACGCTTGCCAACCTCGAGGGCGGTGTGGGTGCTTTGGCATTTTCGTCCGGCATGGCCGCGATTCACTGCGTCACCATGCTGCTTCGCAACGGTGATCATGTCGTCGCCGGATGCGATCTCTATGGTGGTGCCTATCGACTTCTACACAAGATTTGTGACCGTAGCGGGATTACCGTGACGCTCGTGGACATGACCGATCCGGCGGCTGTCGAAGCGGCCATGACCGCTAACACCAAACTCGTGTGGGCCGAAACGATCGGCAATCCTCGCCTCTCCGTTCCTGATCTAAAATGCTTGTCTGAAATCGCACACACACACCATTGCCGATTCGGTGTCGACAACACATTCGGTACGCCCGCACTGCTGCGACCACTCGACTACGGTGCGGACATTGTCATGCATTCGGCAACCAAGTATCTGGGTGGACATAGTGATTGTTTGGGCGGAACCTTGGCGGCCAAAGAGGAATCACTCTTTGAGGAACTCTATTACATCCAAAATGCGACCGGTGCCGTCCTCGACCCGATGACGAGCTTCTTAACAGCCCGTGGCGTCAAAACGTTGGACTTAAGAGTTCGGCGACAATCGGCGACCACGCTGCAATTGGCAAAGTGGTTGGAAACTCGCAGTGATGTCCGGAGGGTTTTGTATCCTGGACTCGAATCTCATCCGCAATACGAACTCGCGGCGCGTCAATTCGATGGTGGGTTTGGAGGCGTCTTGACATTTGAACTTGATGCTGGACTGGCTCGGACCGCACACGTTTGTGAATCAACAAGACTGTTTCAGTTAGCCGTTAGTTTGGGAGCGGTGGAATCCTTGATCGAACAGCCTGCGACCATGTCACACGCCAGTTATGACGCTGTCGATCGAGAGCGATTTGGGATCACCGACGGATTAATTCGCTTGGCGGTAGGCTTGGAATCGTTCGAAGATCTACGAAACGATCTCGATGCTGCCATGTGCCAAAACAGCTTGTCTGGTTGA
- a CDS encoding Gfo/Idh/MocA family protein yields MKPLNVAIVGCGFMGRTHSNGYAQAPHFFESEYKPVLKAVCARNRENAQRFADVWGYESVETDWRELLKRDDIDAIDVCTPNHLHQEISVAAAEAGKMVLCEKPLAMNQAEGEAMCQAVEKAGVPNMVWYNYRRVPAVTLAKQLIDEGRLGKIFHYRANFLQDWTISADVPQGGAATWRLDADSAGSGVTGDLLAHCIDTAIWLNGGINDVTAMTETFVKERVHAETGEKKPVKIDDACSFLCHFENGSLGLFESTRYARGHKALYTFEINGENASIRWDLHDLHRLEFFDHHDDSVVRGWRSVHISDGDMPYMGNWWVPGLNIGYEHTFIHQVADFLKSLETGEPFHPSFRDALLTQKVCDAVLASANERAWKTV; encoded by the coding sequence ATGAAGCCGCTTAATGTAGCAATCGTCGGCTGTGGGTTTATGGGCCGAACGCATTCAAATGGGTACGCTCAGGCTCCTCATTTTTTTGAGTCCGAGTACAAACCGGTTCTGAAGGCCGTCTGCGCTCGCAACCGCGAAAACGCTCAGAGGTTTGCTGACGTTTGGGGATATGAATCGGTCGAAACGGATTGGCGAGAATTGCTCAAACGCGATGACATCGACGCGATTGATGTTTGTACGCCCAACCATCTGCACCAAGAGATTTCGGTCGCCGCTGCTGAAGCTGGCAAAATGGTTCTGTGCGAAAAACCGTTGGCGATGAATCAGGCCGAAGGCGAAGCGATGTGCCAAGCGGTCGAGAAGGCAGGCGTCCCTAACATGGTATGGTACAACTACCGGAGAGTCCCAGCGGTGACGCTTGCCAAACAGCTTATTGATGAAGGTAGACTGGGCAAGATCTTTCATTACCGAGCCAACTTTTTACAAGATTGGACAATCAGCGCTGACGTGCCCCAAGGTGGCGCGGCGACCTGGCGACTCGATGCCGATTCCGCTGGAAGTGGCGTGACGGGCGACCTGCTGGCGCATTGCATCGACACCGCCATTTGGCTCAATGGAGGCATCAACGATGTGACCGCAATGACCGAAACGTTTGTGAAAGAACGAGTCCATGCGGAGACGGGTGAGAAGAAACCGGTCAAGATCGATGATGCCTGCAGCTTCCTCTGCCATTTTGAAAATGGCTCGCTCGGTTTGTTTGAGTCAACCCGTTACGCTCGAGGCCATAAAGCACTCTACACTTTTGAAATCAATGGAGAAAACGCCTCGATTCGATGGGATTTGCACGACCTGCATCGCTTGGAGTTCTTTGACCATCACGACGACTCCGTCGTTCGCGGTTGGCGTAGTGTTCACATTAGTGATGGTGACATGCCGTATATGGGGAATTGGTGGGTGCCAGGTTTGAACATTGGCTACGAGCACACCTTTATCCATCAGGTCGCTGACTTTCTAAAGTCGTTAGAAACGGGAGAGCCGTTCCACCCAAGTTTCCGAGACGCATTGCTGACACAAAAGGTTTGCGATGCCGTTTTGGCGAGTGCCAACGAGCGGGCATGGAAAACGGTGTAG
- the arsM gene encoding arsenite methyltransferase: protein MSKRMIIDDVRDQYANVAKGGLSNESNSIRSIASAFGYSEEDLNQLPAEANMGLSCGNPMALAGIREGEVVVDLGCGGGMDVFLAARKVGSTGRVIGIDMTTEMLERARAGQQKLGLTNVEFHQSTIDRLPLPDNSVDCVISNCVINLVPDKLAVFQEIMRVLKPGGRVALSDIATKKELPNEVKQSIEAYVGCISGAIRIDEYRSLLEQAGLTSVVVNETGADLNAYAMASGGECCGEVSCCSDAGQSPAETEQKSLHDGLASAMQSFDANAFVASVRVHALKQPSTHDAS from the coding sequence ATGAGTAAGCGAATGATCATTGATGATGTCCGAGACCAGTACGCAAACGTGGCCAAAGGCGGCCTCTCGAACGAGTCAAATTCGATCCGGTCGATCGCATCTGCCTTCGGCTATTCCGAGGAAGACTTGAATCAGTTGCCAGCCGAAGCCAACATGGGATTGTCGTGCGGCAACCCGATGGCTCTTGCCGGCATTCGAGAAGGAGAAGTGGTTGTGGACCTCGGTTGCGGCGGCGGCATGGATGTGTTTCTGGCTGCTCGCAAAGTGGGTTCAACCGGTCGAGTTATCGGTATCGACATGACAACAGAGATGCTTGAGCGAGCTCGCGCGGGTCAGCAAAAGCTTGGACTGACCAATGTCGAGTTCCATCAATCAACCATCGATCGATTGCCGCTGCCAGACAATTCCGTCGACTGCGTGATCAGCAATTGTGTGATCAATTTGGTACCCGACAAGTTGGCTGTCTTTCAAGAGATAATGCGAGTACTCAAGCCTGGCGGCCGTGTGGCATTGAGTGACATTGCAACCAAGAAAGAACTTCCAAACGAAGTGAAGCAAAGCATTGAGGCCTACGTTGGTTGCATCTCCGGTGCAATTCGGATCGACGAGTATCGCAGCCTGCTTGAACAAGCGGGCCTTACTTCGGTGGTCGTGAATGAGACAGGAGCAGACCTGAACGCTTATGCGATGGCTAGCGGAGGCGAATGCTGCGGCGAGGTTTCATGCTGTTCCGATGCTGGCCAATCGCCAGCTGAGACCGAACAGAAATCATTGCATGATGGACTCGCTTCTGCGATGCAATCGTTTGATGCCAATGCCTTTGTGGCAAGCGTCCGGGTACATGCTCTCAAGCAACCTTCGACGCACGATGCAAGTTGA
- a CDS encoding glycosyltransferase, whose product MRIVCAIHSLDGGGAERVMARLASMLAGRGHDVALLTLDNACKDRHEVATAVRRIPLDVIGNPQRGIAKLSSIKTRLLAIRSTLLRENPDVVLSFCDRNNIDVLLATTRLSIPVVISERSDPSAQKLSKNWVLGRFWECVRRRVYRRARRIIALTPEIAAALQPLSKRPIAVIPSAVDPVSNLRPLEERDRVILGVGRLESEKGFGRLVDAFAAVANDVPGWNLRILGDGSQRNVLQNKIDRLGLANRVELPGWIRPIAPEYGRASLFVLPSYYEGFPSALLEAMASGIPAIAMDCQSGSCQIIDHEVNGLLISGSSNEIAQAIRRLILDACLRERLAKEAIHVSELYSWERMTDAYESVMSL is encoded by the coding sequence TTGAGAATTGTCTGCGCGATTCACTCTCTTGATGGCGGTGGAGCCGAACGTGTGATGGCTCGGCTCGCATCGATGCTTGCAGGTCGCGGTCACGACGTGGCCCTTCTTACTCTCGATAACGCCTGTAAAGATCGGCACGAAGTAGCAACGGCGGTGCGGCGAATTCCGCTCGATGTGATAGGCAATCCCCAACGAGGAATCGCTAAATTATCGAGCATAAAGACTCGCCTGCTCGCGATTCGGTCAACACTTCTCCGCGAAAATCCTGACGTCGTCCTCTCTTTTTGCGACCGCAACAATATCGATGTGCTTCTCGCAACGACCCGATTGTCGATACCGGTCGTTATCAGCGAGCGAAGTGATCCCTCCGCGCAGAAGCTCAGTAAGAATTGGGTGCTCGGTCGATTTTGGGAATGCGTTCGCCGCCGTGTCTACCGGCGAGCACGTCGAATCATTGCTCTGACGCCGGAAATCGCCGCCGCTTTGCAACCGCTTTCCAAGCGTCCGATAGCCGTCATCCCCTCCGCGGTCGACCCCGTTTCCAACCTACGTCCGCTTGAGGAACGGGACAGAGTGATCCTCGGTGTGGGACGGCTTGAAAGTGAAAAAGGGTTCGGACGTTTAGTGGATGCATTCGCTGCGGTCGCAAACGACGTTCCTGGCTGGAACCTTCGAATTTTGGGCGACGGCTCGCAGCGAAATGTCTTGCAGAACAAGATCGACAGGTTAGGACTGGCAAATCGAGTCGAACTGCCTGGCTGGATACGTCCGATTGCACCGGAGTACGGCAGAGCATCACTCTTCGTCCTGCCGAGCTACTACGAAGGCTTTCCATCCGCGTTGCTCGAGGCGATGGCATCGGGAATACCTGCGATCGCAATGGATTGCCAAAGTGGATCCTGCCAAATCATCGATCATGAAGTCAACGGACTGTTGATTTCAGGTTCGAGCAACGAAATAGCTCAAGCAATTCGTCGTTTAATACTCGACGCCTGCCTGAGAGAACGTTTGGCCAAAGAAGCGATTCATGTCTCGGAGCTTTATTCATGGGAGCGTATGACCGATGCGTATGAGTCGGTCATGTCTCTTTAG
- a CDS encoding MarR family transcriptional regulator, with protein MSKRSRDTATAAEESFDSLEQEVFLNLWRTYDRLKLIEDEVFGRVGLSAQQYNALRLLRSVHPDAMPTLMLGSRLISRAPDMTRLLDRLEKRRLLLRERRPENRRVVEVRIAKDGMQLLNEVHDAVQECHRQQLGHLNKKVLRQLVDLLRKARQPHEDTENLSFIDE; from the coding sequence ATGAGCAAGAGATCGAGAGATACTGCGACAGCGGCCGAGGAATCCTTTGATTCGTTGGAACAAGAGGTTTTCTTGAACTTATGGCGGACCTATGACCGTCTCAAGTTGATCGAAGACGAGGTTTTCGGACGTGTCGGCTTGTCTGCTCAGCAGTACAACGCATTGCGGTTGTTGCGTTCGGTTCATCCCGATGCGATGCCAACGTTAATGCTCGGTAGTCGGCTGATCTCTCGTGCCCCCGACATGACTCGTCTACTCGATCGCTTGGAAAAACGACGTTTGCTTTTGAGGGAGCGGAGACCGGAGAATCGCCGAGTCGTCGAGGTCCGCATTGCAAAGGACGGGATGCAACTGCTCAACGAGGTTCACGATGCTGTTCAAGAATGTCATCGGCAGCAGTTGGGGCACCTAAACAAGAAGGTATTGCGTCAATTGGTTGACTTGCTCCGAAAAGCCCGGCAACCACATGAGGATACCGAGAATCTGTCATTCATCGATGAGTGA
- a CDS encoding trans-sulfuration enzyme family protein, giving the protein MLGPSTQCVHAGEKRQKSEGAIATPIYMASTFTFESTDAVVRFARGEEPREEYGRYGSPNEKSVEAKLAALDGAEDAILYSSGMAAIVGLLMTKLNAGDEIVFFDQCYHRSREFCSKHLARFGVVTHQVPTGDFAALEAAITPQTKMLVSESPTNPHLTVIDLEKFAAVGKAFEIETLIDATLATPLNIKPIGYGIDYVLHSATKYLGGHNDLLAGAICGSKQSLEPVRAMRGILGSVNAPQSLYQLERGLKTFGLRMQRHNENGLAVAKFLESHPRVERVYYPGIESHSTHEIAVEQMKGFGGLISFEVKDADWRDTSRIVDAVRIPRIAPSLGGVESLIEQPYVMSYYNYSPADRKRFGIADNMIRMSCGIEDGEDLISDLEQALTT; this is encoded by the coding sequence ATGCTTGGACCGTCCACGCAGTGTGTTCACGCAGGTGAAAAACGGCAGAAATCGGAAGGTGCGATCGCCACCCCGATCTACATGGCATCCACGTTCACATTCGAATCGACCGACGCGGTGGTACGGTTCGCGCGAGGTGAAGAACCACGCGAAGAGTATGGTCGCTACGGTTCGCCCAACGAAAAAAGCGTGGAAGCAAAATTGGCCGCGTTGGATGGGGCCGAAGATGCGATTTTGTATAGCTCAGGCATGGCGGCCATCGTTGGGCTATTGATGACGAAGTTAAACGCGGGCGACGAAATCGTTTTCTTTGACCAGTGTTATCACCGCAGCCGCGAGTTTTGCAGCAAACACTTGGCTCGCTTCGGGGTCGTCACCCATCAAGTTCCCACAGGTGACTTCGCTGCTCTCGAAGCAGCGATCACTCCACAAACGAAGATGCTGGTCAGTGAATCGCCAACCAATCCGCACCTGACCGTTATCGACCTCGAAAAATTTGCTGCCGTGGGCAAAGCATTCGAGATTGAGACGCTCATCGACGCGACCTTGGCAACCCCGCTGAACATCAAGCCGATTGGCTATGGCATCGACTATGTCTTGCACTCGGCCACAAAGTATCTCGGGGGGCATAACGACCTGCTTGCGGGTGCCATTTGTGGCAGTAAACAATCGCTTGAACCGGTGCGAGCGATGCGGGGAATTCTAGGTAGCGTCAACGCACCACAAAGCTTGTACCAGCTTGAGCGTGGGCTTAAAACGTTTGGATTAAGAATGCAACGCCACAACGAAAACGGGTTGGCGGTGGCAAAGTTCTTAGAATCGCACCCACGTGTTGAGCGAGTTTATTATCCTGGCATCGAGTCGCACTCGACTCACGAAATCGCTGTGGAACAAATGAAAGGCTTTGGCGGTCTAATCTCTTTCGAAGTCAAGGATGCGGATTGGCGAGACACGTCGCGAATTGTCGACGCAGTCCGAATTCCGCGAATCGCACCGAGTCTTGGTGGCGTTGAATCCCTGATCGAACAACCCTATGTTATGAGCTACTACAACTATTCGCCTGCCGATCGCAAGCGGTTTGGAATCGCTGATAACATGATTCGAATGTCGTGCGGTATCGAAGATGGCGAAGATTTGATTTCCGATCTTGAGCAAGCCTTAACAACATGA